A window of the Hordeum vulgare subsp. vulgare chromosome 5H, MorexV3_pseudomolecules_assembly, whole genome shotgun sequence genome harbors these coding sequences:
- the LOC123452403 gene encoding F-box protein At1g47056-like translates to MGQCPSAPRYHHHRKPPPPPPSPTAQAASPRFCSAAAAEDAAEAAEADYTSDLPEELLAVVFGLLGSGDRKRCSLVCRRWLATEASSRLRLALDARAPLLAAAPAILARFSAVSKLALKCDRRAESVGDPTLALVAHRLGPGLRRLKLRSVRAVTDHGVAALAAAAVNLRKLSVGSCTFGAKGIEAVLRSCPQLEELSVKRLRGLADSEPITVSSPRLQSLALKELYNGQCFSCLITHSPNLKTLKIIRCSGDWDPVLQAIPQGALLAELHLEKLQVSDLGVAALCGLEVLYLAKAPEVTDIGLAALATKSPRLRKLHVDGWKANRIGDRGLATVAQKCAALQELVLIGVNLTSASLELIAANCPTLERLALCGSDTFGDAEISCVATKCASLRKLCIKACPVSDAGMDKLAAGCPRLVKVKVKKCRRVTFECAERLRASRHGALAVNFDTPGGAGELQDASVDESGVLENAGSDVVQDDFDDQIGVPDLLCGTSGRPSGWKARMGALMTRSLSVSMFRRRPRRSPHSS, encoded by the coding sequence ATGGGCCAGTGCCCCTCCGCCCCCCGCTACCACCACCACCgcaagcctcctcctcctccgccgtcccCCACCGCGCAGGCAGCGTCGCCTCGTTTCTGCAGCGCCGCGGCTGCCGAGGAcgcggcggaggcggcggaggCTGACTACACTTCCGACCTCCCCGAGGAGCTCCTCGCCGTCGTTTTCGGGCTCCTCGGCTCGGGCGACCGCAAGCGCTGCTCCCTGGTTTGCCGACGCTGGCTCGCCACCGAGGCCTCCTCGCGCCTGCGCCTCGCCCTTGACGCGCGGGCGCCGCTCCTCGCCGCTGCCCCGGCCATCCTCGCGCGCTTCTCCGCTGTATCCAAGCTCGCGCTCAAGTGCGACCGCCGCGCGGAGAGCGTCGGCGATCCCACGCTCGCGCTCGTCGCGCATCGTCTCGGCCCGGGTCTTCGCCGCCTCAAGCTCCGCTCGGTCCGTGCTGTCACCGACCACggcgtcgccgccctcgccgccgcGGCTGTAAACCTCCGCAAGCTCTCAGTTGGGTCATGCACCTTCGGCGCCAAGGGGATCGAGGCAGTTCTCCGGTCCTGCCCCCAACTCGAGGAGCTCTCTGTCAAGCGTCTGCGAGGCCTAGCTGACTCAGAGCCCATCACCGTTTCCAGCCCTCGTCTCCAGTCTCTGGCCCTCAAAGAGCTTTACAACGGGCAGTGCTTCTCCTGTTTAATCACGCACTCCCCCAACCTCAAAACCCTCAAGATCATCCGCTGCTCCGGTGATTGGGACCCTGTTCTCCAGGCGATCCCACAGGGTGCCTTGCTAGCCGAGCTTCATCTTGAGAAGCTGCAGGTCAGCGACCTTGGTGTGGCGGCGCTATGTGGGCTAGAGGTCCTGTACCTTGCCAAAGCGCCGGAGGTCACAGATATTGGGTTGGCAGCACTTGCCACCAAGTCACCACGTCTACGCAAGCTGCATGTTGATGGATGGAAGGCGAATAGGATTGGCGACCGTGGGCTTGCAACTGTGGCCCAGAAATGTGCTGCTTTGCAGGAATTGGTTCTCATTGGTGTGAATTTGACATCGGCCAGTCTTGAGTTGATTGCTGCCAACTGCCCCACTCTTGAGCGGCTTGCGCTTTGTGGGTCTGACACATTTGGGGATGCAGAGATCTCCTGCGTGGCGACTAAGTGTGCTTCTCTGCGGAAGCTGTGCATCAAGGCATGCCCTGTGTCTGATGCTGGAATGGACAAGCTTGCAGCAGGCTGCCCACGCCTTGTCAAGGTGAAGGTGAAGAAGTGCCGCAGGGTGACGTTTGAGTGTGCTGAGCGCCTTCGTGCTAGTCGGCACGGCGCCCTTGCTGTGAATTTTGACACGCCAGGTGGTGCGGGCGAATTGCAAGATGCTAGTGTGGACGAGAGTGGTGTACTGGAGAATGCAGGAAGTGATGTGGTACAAGATGATTTTGATGATCAGATAGGGGTTCCTGATCTTCTGTGTGGCACCAGTGGCAGACCATCAGGGTGGAAAGCACGGATGGGTGCTTTGATGACAAGGAGCTTGTCGGTTTCCATGTTTCGGAGACGTCCGCGCAGGAGCCCCCATAGCTCATGA